One Corynebacterium yudongzhengii DNA window includes the following coding sequences:
- the rfbD gene encoding dTDP-4-dehydrorhamnose reductase, whose product MIEGLKIIDLSVHEDQRGWFKENWRRSWLPGFQPVQQNVSFNAEAGTTRGLHAEPWDKLVSVATGRVFGAWYDLREDSPSHGQTQTVEITPDTAVFIPRGVANGFQALEDNTTYLYLVNAHWSPEARYTNISYRRIDWPLEPRNLSDKDREAPLEAPAIPARKILVTGADGQLGRALRKVLGKRGEFCSRAEFDITAPPERDWAQYAAIINAAAYNDVDGAENDRAAAWAVNATAPGRLAQIAQEYDLTLVHASTDYVFDGTQDCYSEDDQPAPLSFYGASKAAGEAAAAGAPKHYVVRTQWVYGEGGNFVDTMADLARRDVQPQVVHDQVGRITSAEELAKGIVHLLDTRSDYGIYHLTGGGDAVGRDEIAMAAFIALGKDPSDVHPTTTAAYYGERAHAERPQRTVLDTSKIEATGFRPGNWRANLAVYLA is encoded by the coding sequence GTGATCGAGGGACTTAAAATCATCGATCTGAGCGTGCACGAGGATCAGCGGGGCTGGTTCAAGGAGAACTGGCGCCGCAGCTGGCTGCCGGGTTTTCAGCCGGTGCAGCAGAACGTGTCATTCAACGCCGAGGCCGGCACCACTCGGGGACTACACGCCGAGCCCTGGGACAAGCTCGTCTCCGTCGCCACCGGCCGGGTCTTCGGCGCCTGGTACGACCTGCGCGAAGACTCGCCGAGCCACGGCCAGACCCAGACGGTGGAGATCACCCCGGACACGGCCGTCTTCATCCCGCGCGGGGTGGCCAACGGCTTCCAGGCGCTCGAGGACAACACGACGTATCTCTACCTCGTCAACGCCCACTGGTCGCCCGAGGCGCGCTACACCAACATCTCGTATCGGCGAATCGACTGGCCGCTCGAGCCGCGCAACCTCTCTGACAAGGACCGCGAGGCCCCGCTGGAGGCGCCCGCGATCCCGGCGCGCAAGATCCTGGTCACGGGTGCCGACGGCCAGCTCGGCCGCGCCTTGCGGAAGGTGCTGGGTAAACGCGGCGAGTTCTGCTCGCGCGCCGAGTTCGATATCACCGCCCCGCCGGAGCGCGACTGGGCGCAGTACGCGGCGATCATCAACGCCGCCGCCTACAACGATGTCGACGGCGCCGAGAATGACCGCGCCGCCGCCTGGGCAGTCAACGCCACGGCCCCGGGCAGGCTCGCGCAGATCGCCCAGGAGTACGACCTGACGCTGGTGCACGCCTCCACCGACTACGTCTTCGACGGCACGCAGGACTGCTATAGCGAAGACGACCAGCCGGCTCCCCTGTCGTTCTACGGCGCCTCGAAGGCCGCCGGGGAGGCGGCCGCGGCGGGAGCCCCGAAGCACTACGTGGTGCGCACCCAGTGGGTCTACGGTGAGGGCGGAAACTTCGTCGATACGATGGCGGATCTCGCGCGCCGGGATGTTCAGCCCCAGGTGGTCCACGACCAGGTCGGGCGCATCACCAGCGCTGAGGAGCTTGCCAAGGGTATCGTACACTTGTTGGACACTCGTTCAGACTACGGAATCTATCACCTCACCGGCGGCGGCGATGCGGTGGGGCGCGACGAGATCGCCATGGCGGCGTTCATCGCGCTCGGCAAGGATCCTTCCGACGTGCACCCCACCACCACGGCCGCCTACTACGGCGAGCGCGCGCACGCCGAGCGCCCACAGCGCACCGTGTTGGACACCAGCAAGATCGAGGCCACCGGTTTTCGCCCCGGCAACTGGCGTGCGAACTTGGCGGTGTATCTGGCATGA
- the rfbB gene encoding dTDP-glucose 4,6-dehydratase, whose protein sequence is MTRLLVTGGAGFIGANFARLAVSRGLEVVVLDKLTYAGNRKNLAGVDVEFHEGDVCDEALVDKLTRTVDAVVHFAAESHNDNSLDDPRPFVDTNVTGTFTLLEAARQHDVRFHHISTDEVYGDLALDDPQRFTETTAYRPSSPYSATKAGSDHLVRAWVRSFGLRATISNCSNNYGPYQHVEKFIPRQITNILTGRTPKLYGTGEQVRDWIHVDDHNEAVLTILAKGRLGETYNIGADNDHVSNKQVIELICELMGAEGYEHVADRPGHDQRYAMNSTKLREELGWRPRYTDNHTGMRQGLQQTIAWYRDNESWWLPAKKRTEDHYRERGQ, encoded by the coding sequence ATGACCAGACTGCTCGTGACCGGCGGCGCCGGCTTCATCGGCGCCAACTTCGCCCGCCTGGCCGTCTCCCGCGGCCTCGAGGTCGTGGTGCTGGATAAACTCACCTACGCGGGCAACCGGAAAAACCTCGCCGGCGTTGACGTCGAATTTCACGAGGGCGATGTGTGCGATGAGGCGCTCGTCGATAAGCTCACCCGCACCGTGGATGCCGTGGTCCACTTCGCCGCCGAAAGCCACAACGACAACTCGCTGGATGATCCGCGCCCCTTCGTCGATACCAATGTCACCGGCACGTTCACGCTGCTGGAGGCGGCGCGACAGCACGACGTGCGCTTCCACCACATCTCCACCGACGAGGTCTACGGCGATCTCGCGCTCGACGATCCACAACGCTTCACCGAGACCACCGCGTACCGGCCGTCGAGCCCGTACTCGGCGACGAAGGCCGGCTCCGATCACCTGGTGCGCGCGTGGGTGCGTTCTTTCGGGCTGCGGGCGACGATCTCGAACTGCTCGAATAATTATGGGCCTTACCAGCACGTCGAGAAGTTCATCCCGCGGCAAATCACCAACATCCTCACCGGGCGCACCCCGAAGCTCTACGGCACCGGCGAGCAGGTGCGCGACTGGATTCACGTCGACGACCACAACGAGGCGGTGCTGACGATCCTCGCCAAGGGGCGCCTCGGCGAGACCTACAACATCGGCGCGGATAATGATCACGTATCGAACAAGCAGGTCATCGAGTTAATCTGCGAGCTCATGGGCGCAGAGGGCTACGAGCACGTCGCCGACCGGCCCGGCCACGACCAGCGCTACGCGATGAATTCGACGAAACTGCGCGAAGAGCTCGGCTGGCGGCCGCGCTACACCGACAATCACACTGGCATGCGTCAAGGCCTGCAACAGACCATCGCGTGGTATAGGGACAATGAGAGTTGGTGGCTGCCGGCGAAGAAGCGCACCGAAGACCATTACCGAGAAAGGGGCCAGTAG
- a CDS encoding lipopolysaccharide biosynthesis protein, with the protein MRALSLATLFAALSGFGVIIVAGRSLGEELYDQFMAYWGLFFALTGLLDGLMHETTRGISAKSHQRTDATRPAATRPWRFGAVIGITVAVLALLTAPLWVPLLIDDGRSPAVLMAIGLLSYTFQTVLSGVLSGLKAWPRYATMVAIDSGIRLVLALIAWAAGWGLTGFFVITVIGALSWLIVLRPQHLRAAVDVSPGVFARRLGWAMAASGSSAALITGFPVLMKITSDDAASLTGASLSGVIAAVTFTRAPILVPVQRFQSALIVRFVDQRTRSALLMPIGLVLAVGLLGAVAAWLIGPWLMVVILGEGFWVSGPMLAALTFASACTGSLMITGAATLAGERHRLYVLGWVIATLVAFGVLLVPLPLEIGVATALMIGPVAGAVVHLSTLPSDV; encoded by the coding sequence GTGAGAGCCCTGTCGCTGGCGACGCTCTTCGCCGCCCTCTCCGGTTTCGGCGTCATCATCGTCGCCGGCCGCAGCCTCGGCGAGGAGCTCTACGACCAGTTCATGGCCTATTGGGGCCTGTTCTTCGCGCTGACGGGGCTTCTCGACGGCCTCATGCACGAAACCACCCGCGGCATCTCCGCCAAGTCGCACCAGCGCACCGACGCCACGCGCCCTGCGGCCACCCGCCCGTGGCGCTTCGGCGCGGTCATCGGCATCACGGTCGCCGTTCTCGCGCTTCTTACGGCCCCGTTGTGGGTGCCGTTGCTTATCGACGACGGCCGCTCCCCCGCCGTCCTCATGGCCATCGGCCTTCTGTCCTATACCTTCCAAACGGTGCTCTCGGGCGTGCTCTCCGGCCTGAAGGCCTGGCCGCGCTATGCCACGATGGTGGCGATCGACTCCGGCATCCGCCTCGTCCTCGCACTCATCGCGTGGGCGGCGGGCTGGGGGCTGACCGGCTTCTTCGTCATCACGGTCATCGGCGCGCTGAGCTGGCTCATCGTGTTGCGGCCGCAGCACCTGCGCGCCGCCGTCGATGTCTCCCCCGGCGTGTTCGCCCGCCGGCTGGGCTGGGCGATGGCCGCCTCCGGCTCCTCGGCCGCGCTCATCACCGGTTTCCCGGTACTGATGAAGATCACCTCGGATGATGCCGCCTCGCTCACGGGGGCTAGCCTGAGTGGCGTGATCGCGGCGGTGACTTTTACCCGCGCCCCGATTCTGGTGCCGGTGCAGCGCTTCCAGTCGGCGCTGATTGTCCGCTTCGTCGATCAGCGCACCCGCTCCGCGCTGCTCATGCCGATCGGACTCGTGCTCGCCGTGGGGCTTCTCGGCGCCGTGGCGGCCTGGCTGATCGGGCCGTGGCTCATGGTGGTCATCCTCGGCGAGGGCTTCTGGGTCTCCGGGCCGATGCTGGCGGCTCTGACGTTCGCCTCGGCGTGCACGGGATCGCTCATGATCACCGGCGCGGCCACCCTGGCCGGCGAGCGTCACCGGCTGTATGTGCTCGGGTGGGTCATCGCCACGCTCGTCGCCTTCGGGGTGCTCCTTGTGCCGCTGCCGCTGGAGATCGGGGTCGCCACCGCGTTGATGATCGGGCCGGTCGCCGGCGCCGTCGTCCACCTCAGCACGCTGCCGAGCGACGTATAG
- a CDS encoding M1 family metallopeptidase, producing the protein MTTRLRSTPIPGTRDSYTGVDFNLGFHIRHYDLELNYRVEPNRLEGTANLQLVTWKDLDQLTLDLMPNMTVRRITVADSKAREITVARFRQSNDKLRVNFAETVPVDSAFTLVIRYAGTPRPRRTAWGEIGWEELENGSLVASQPNGAPSWFPCDDTPDEKATYDIAITADHPYTVVCNGDLVEKKRQSSTTRWHYRTRHPMATYLATVQVGEFQHLDLGGRCDAWVPAELVADARRELADQDEMLNLYEKLFGEYPFARYTVVVTEDELEIPLEAQGLSIFGANHMRTAGRWERLIAHELSHQWFGNSLGLAQWNDIWLNEGFACYAEWLWFEHRGRAIEESTRHHYDELAKKPADLLLGDPGPEDMFDDRVYKRGALTVHALRVLLGDAAFFEAIRNYIASGTHGIVEPVDLRRELYKLHPQAEVDEVLHAWLDNLELPEYPL; encoded by the coding sequence ATGACTACTCGCCTGCGCTCTACCCCGATCCCCGGCACCCGCGATTCCTACACGGGTGTCGATTTCAACCTGGGCTTTCACATCCGCCATTACGATCTGGAGCTGAATTACCGGGTCGAGCCGAACCGCTTGGAGGGCACGGCGAACCTGCAGCTGGTGACGTGGAAGGACCTGGATCAGCTCACGCTGGACCTCATGCCGAACATGACGGTCAGGCGCATCACGGTCGCTGATTCAAAGGCGCGCGAGATCACGGTGGCGCGTTTCCGGCAGTCGAACGACAAGCTCCGCGTCAACTTCGCCGAGACCGTCCCCGTGGACTCTGCGTTCACGCTGGTCATCCGCTATGCGGGGACCCCGCGTCCGCGGCGCACCGCGTGGGGTGAGATCGGCTGGGAGGAGCTGGAGAACGGCTCGCTGGTCGCCTCTCAGCCGAATGGCGCGCCGAGTTGGTTCCCGTGCGATGACACCCCGGACGAGAAGGCCACCTATGACATCGCTATCACGGCCGATCATCCGTACACGGTGGTGTGCAATGGCGATCTCGTCGAGAAGAAACGGCAGTCGTCGACGACGCGGTGGCATTATCGCACGCGCCACCCGATGGCGACCTACCTCGCAACCGTGCAGGTCGGCGAGTTCCAGCACCTCGATCTCGGGGGCCGCTGCGACGCCTGGGTGCCGGCCGAGCTCGTCGCGGACGCCCGGCGCGAGCTCGCCGATCAGGACGAGATGCTCAATCTCTACGAAAAGCTCTTCGGCGAGTACCCGTTTGCGCGTTACACGGTCGTCGTCACGGAGGATGAGCTGGAGATCCCGCTTGAGGCCCAGGGCTTATCCATTTTCGGCGCCAACCACATGCGTACTGCCGGCCGCTGGGAGCGCTTGATCGCCCATGAGCTCTCGCACCAGTGGTTTGGCAACTCGCTGGGTTTGGCGCAGTGGAATGACATCTGGCTCAACGAGGGTTTCGCCTGCTACGCGGAGTGGCTGTGGTTTGAGCACCGCGGTCGCGCGATCGAGGAGTCGACGCGGCATCACTACGATGAGCTAGCGAAGAAGCCCGCAGACCTCCTGCTGGGCGACCCGGGCCCGGAGGATATGTTCGACGATCGCGTCTACAAGCGCGGCGCGCTGACCGTCCATGCCCTGCGCGTGCTCTTGGGGGATGCCGCCTTCTTCGAGGCCATCCGCAACTACATCGCCAGCGGCACCCACGGCATCGTCGAGCCGGTGGACCTGCGCCGCGAGCTCTACAAGCTGCACCCGCAGGCCGAGGTCGACGAGGTCTTGCACGCGTGGCTCGACAACCTCGAGCTTCCGGAGTACCCCCTGTGA
- a CDS encoding prolyl oligopeptidase family serine peptidase — MDRLDIDPVDLEPIDSPTALSWAAEWSEQTDRAHPRTSLQAKIRRILDADDRIAYVVRRGEHLYNFWRDETNPRGLWRRTSLESFRAPETDWDTIIDLDVLAAEEDEDWVWKGVHMLVPDYDRALIRLSRGGADATVIREFDIPTESFVEGFELPEAKHDVSWIDRDTLLVGTDTGEGSLTSSGYPAQVRRWHRGQKLLDAEILASGSLDDVAVGGWCDTHTGRVVIGRALDFYSSRTTVTTPSGLQTLELPEDCEVLISRDWLFILPRTAFADVPAGGLGVIDLEDFLAGARSFRTIFTPSPSTSLESLALTENFLVMTVLDNVATQLLVRPLAQMAAPSTPLRLPEKMTARVVATSSHDGDEIWINGSSFTLPATLFRADLSESFEAEEIVTTPPRFRAAGIETRQHFAISADGTRIPYFITGDFTRGKRPTLVGGYGGFEISLTPGYSPVQGLAWLQRGGFVVTPNLRGGGEFGPEWHSQVTGVQRHKVWEDHEAVLRDVVTRGYTTPTQIGIRGGSNGGLLTAGALNRYPDAFGAAVVQVPLTDMLRYHTLSAGASWMAEYGDPDDPVERKAIESWSPLHNVADASEVTYPPALVTTSTRDDRVHPAHARLFAHALAKAGHDVDYYENIVGGHAGASNNEQVAHMESLIFTWLSEKVGG; from the coding sequence ATGGACCGCCTCGACATCGACCCGGTAGACCTCGAGCCGATCGACTCCCCCACTGCCCTGAGCTGGGCCGCTGAGTGGTCGGAGCAGACCGACCGTGCCCATCCCCGCACCTCGTTGCAGGCGAAGATTCGCCGCATCCTCGACGCCGACGACCGCATCGCCTACGTCGTCCGCCGCGGCGAGCACCTTTATAACTTCTGGCGCGACGAAACCAACCCCCGCGGGCTGTGGCGGCGCACCAGTCTAGAGAGCTTCCGTGCCCCCGAGACCGACTGGGACACCATCATCGACCTCGACGTCCTCGCCGCCGAAGAGGACGAGGATTGGGTCTGGAAGGGCGTGCACATGCTCGTCCCCGACTATGACCGCGCCCTCATCCGCCTCTCGCGCGGCGGCGCGGACGCCACGGTCATCCGCGAGTTCGACATCCCCACCGAAAGCTTCGTCGAGGGCTTCGAACTCCCCGAGGCCAAACACGACGTCTCCTGGATCGACCGCGACACCCTCCTCGTGGGCACCGACACCGGCGAAGGCTCGCTGACATCCTCGGGCTACCCGGCGCAGGTGCGGCGTTGGCACCGGGGACAAAAGCTTCTCGACGCCGAGATCCTCGCCTCCGGCTCCCTCGACGATGTCGCTGTCGGCGGGTGGTGCGATACCCACACCGGCCGCGTCGTCATCGGCCGGGCGCTGGATTTCTATTCCTCGCGCACCACCGTCACGACGCCTAGCGGCCTGCAGACCCTCGAACTGCCCGAAGACTGCGAGGTCTTAATCAGCCGTGACTGGCTGTTCATCCTCCCGCGCACCGCATTCGCCGACGTCCCCGCCGGCGGCTTGGGCGTGATCGACCTCGAGGACTTCCTCGCCGGCGCCCGTTCTTTCCGCACGATCTTCACCCCCTCGCCGTCGACCTCTTTGGAATCCCTCGCGCTCACCGAGAACTTCCTGGTCATGACCGTGCTGGACAACGTGGCCACCCAGCTGTTGGTGCGGCCTTTGGCGCAGATGGCGGCGCCGTCGACACCTTTGCGACTGCCAGAGAAGATGACCGCCCGCGTGGTGGCCACCAGCTCGCACGACGGCGACGAGATCTGGATCAACGGCTCCTCGTTCACCCTGCCCGCCACGCTGTTTCGGGCGGATCTCTCCGAGTCCTTCGAGGCCGAGGAGATCGTCACGACTCCCCCGCGTTTCCGGGCGGCGGGCATCGAGACCCGCCAACACTTCGCGATCAGCGCCGACGGCACCCGCATCCCCTACTTCATCACCGGCGATTTCACGCGCGGCAAGCGCCCGACGCTCGTGGGTGGCTACGGCGGCTTCGAGATCTCCCTAACCCCCGGCTACTCCCCGGTGCAAGGCCTGGCGTGGTTGCAGCGCGGCGGGTTCGTGGTCACCCCGAACCTGCGCGGCGGCGGCGAGTTCGGCCCCGAATGGCACTCCCAGGTCACCGGCGTGCAGCGCCACAAGGTGTGGGAGGATCATGAGGCTGTGCTGCGGGATGTGGTCACGCGCGGCTACACGACGCCCACCCAAATCGGTATCCGCGGCGGTTCGAACGGAGGCCTGCTCACCGCGGGCGCGCTGAATCGCTACCCGGACGCCTTCGGCGCGGCCGTTGTCCAAGTCCCGCTGACGGACATGCTGCGCTACCACACGCTCTCGGCCGGGGCTTCGTGGATGGCGGAGTACGGCGATCCCGACGACCCCGTCGAACGCAAGGCCATCGAATCCTGGTCGCCGCTCCACAACGTCGCCGACGCCTCCGAGGTGACGTATCCGCCCGCCCTGGTCACGACCTCCACCCGCGACGACCGCGTCCACCCCGCCCACGCCCGCCTCTTCGCCCACGCGCTGGCGAAAGCCGGACACGACGTCGACTACTACGAAAACATCGTCGGCGGACACGCCGGAGCCTCGAACAACGAGCAGGTCGCGCATATGGAGTCGCTCATCTTCACCTGGCTCAGCGAAAAAGTTGGGGGTTAG
- a CDS encoding alpha/beta hydrolase yields the protein MKKLLRSLAAPTAAVALALTATPTVLAQGANTATATAAATVTELTEPSPDVKDRKWWKIATESPDVEAYSAYSPAMDREIPLAVIPATNEAGERVEGAPIIYMLNGAGGAEQNNDWLTLNPTTDDNLGTIDFYKGKGVNVVIPMAGAFSYYLDWVSEPNGSYLKGPQMWETFLTKELPGPLESTLNAGEQRGIIGFSMSALPALLYAAHNPDMYGAVAGFSGHYQTTSPIDHAVHSLTLDRGGATVDQMLGPIGGPRAAYNDVVGNAHNLHSTAVYVSNGSGLAAETDLPGYYIRNGAPEIAASANAAVLQVEGGVIEGATNHSTHNLKAKLDQHGIDAVYNFRNTGTHSWPNWRADVHESWPVFEQAFFG from the coding sequence GTGAAGAAGTTACTGCGCTCTCTTGCCGCCCCGACCGCGGCAGTCGCCTTGGCCCTTACCGCTACCCCGACCGTCCTCGCCCAAGGGGCCAATACTGCCACCGCTACTGCGGCAGCCACCGTCACTGAACTGACTGAACCCTCCCCGGACGTCAAGGACCGTAAGTGGTGGAAGATCGCCACCGAGAGCCCGGACGTCGAGGCGTACTCCGCTTACTCCCCGGCCATGGACCGCGAGATCCCGCTGGCGGTCATCCCGGCTACCAACGAGGCCGGCGAGCGCGTCGAGGGCGCCCCGATCATCTACATGCTCAACGGCGCCGGCGGTGCTGAGCAGAACAACGACTGGTTGACCCTCAACCCGACCACCGATGACAATCTCGGCACCATCGACTTTTACAAGGGCAAGGGCGTCAACGTAGTCATCCCGATGGCTGGCGCATTCTCCTACTACCTGGACTGGGTTTCCGAGCCCAACGGCTCCTACCTCAAGGGCCCGCAGATGTGGGAGACCTTCCTGACCAAGGAGCTGCCTGGCCCGCTCGAGTCCACCCTCAACGCGGGTGAGCAGCGCGGCATCATCGGCTTCTCCATGTCTGCACTCCCGGCGCTGCTGTACGCTGCCCACAACCCGGACATGTATGGCGCTGTCGCTGGTTTCTCTGGCCACTACCAGACCACGAGCCCGATCGACCACGCCGTTCACAGCCTGACTCTGGATCGTGGTGGCGCTACCGTAGACCAGATGCTTGGCCCCATCGGTGGCCCGCGCGCGGCGTACAACGACGTCGTCGGCAACGCGCATAATCTGCACAGCACCGCGGTCTACGTCTCTAACGGCTCCGGCCTGGCCGCTGAGACCGACCTGCCTGGCTACTACATTCGCAACGGTGCCCCCGAAATCGCGGCCAGCGCTAACGCGGCGGTCCTCCAGGTCGAGGGTGGCGTTATCGAAGGTGCGACGAACCACTCGACCCACAACCTGAAGGCCAAGCTCGACCAGCACGGCATCGACGCTGTATACAACTTCCGCAACACCGGCACCCACTCCTGGCCGAACTGGCGCGCCGACGTCCACGAGTCCTGGCCGGTCTTCGAGCAGGCGTTCTTCGGCTAA
- the lpdA gene encoding dihydrolipoyl dehydrogenase — protein MANEHYDVVVLGAGPGGYVAAIRAAQLGKSVAVIEKQYWGGVCLNVGCIPSKALLRNAELAYTFNNEAKTFGISGDVEFDFGAAHKRSRKVSEKIVGGVHYLMKKNKITEINGLGSFTDDKTIEITDGEDKGKTVTFDDCIIATGSVVNTLPGVELSEKVVSYEEQILDADLPESMVIIGAGAIGMEFAYVLANYGVDVTVIEYMDRALPNEDAEVSKVIQKAYKKLGVKLLTGHATTEVRDNGDSVEVDYQKKGSDKTETITVDRVLVSVGFRPRVEGFGLENTGVELTERGAIDIDEYMRTNVDHIYAIGDVTAKLQLAHVAEAQGVVAAEVIAGAETQPLGDYQMMPRATFCNPNVASFGYTEEQAKEKWPDKEIKVASFPFSANGKAVGANETLGFVKIVADAEFGELLGAHMVGSHVADLTPQLTLAQRYDLTAAEIARNVHIHPTISEAMKEAAHGIEGHMINL, from the coding sequence ATGGCTAATGAACATTATGACGTAGTAGTTCTCGGCGCCGGTCCCGGTGGTTATGTCGCCGCCATCCGGGCCGCGCAGCTGGGGAAGTCGGTCGCTGTTATCGAGAAGCAGTACTGGGGCGGTGTCTGCCTGAATGTGGGCTGCATCCCTTCCAAGGCGCTGCTGCGCAACGCCGAGCTGGCCTACACCTTCAACAACGAGGCCAAGACTTTCGGCATCTCCGGCGATGTCGAGTTCGACTTCGGGGCCGCCCACAAGCGCTCCCGCAAGGTCTCGGAGAAGATCGTCGGTGGCGTGCACTACCTGATGAAGAAGAACAAGATCACCGAGATCAACGGTCTGGGCTCCTTCACCGATGACAAGACCATCGAAATCACCGACGGTGAGGACAAGGGCAAGACCGTCACCTTCGATGACTGCATCATCGCTACCGGCTCCGTTGTCAACACCCTGCCGGGCGTGGAGCTGTCCGAGAAAGTCGTCTCCTACGAGGAGCAGATCCTCGACGCCGACCTGCCGGAGAGCATGGTCATCATCGGCGCCGGCGCGATCGGCATGGAGTTCGCCTACGTGCTGGCCAACTACGGCGTGGACGTCACCGTCATCGAGTATATGGACCGCGCGCTGCCGAACGAGGACGCCGAGGTCTCCAAGGTCATCCAGAAGGCCTACAAGAAGCTGGGCGTGAAGCTGCTCACCGGCCACGCCACCACCGAGGTCCGCGACAACGGCGATTCCGTCGAGGTCGACTACCAGAAGAAGGGCAGCGACAAGACCGAGACGATCACCGTCGACCGTGTGCTGGTCTCTGTCGGCTTCCGCCCGCGCGTCGAGGGATTCGGCCTCGAAAACACCGGCGTCGAGCTCACCGAGCGCGGGGCCATCGACATCGACGAGTACATGCGCACCAACGTCGATCACATCTACGCCATCGGCGACGTCACCGCGAAGCTGCAGCTCGCGCATGTGGCCGAGGCACAAGGCGTCGTCGCCGCCGAGGTGATCGCCGGCGCCGAGACCCAGCCGCTGGGTGATTACCAGATGATGCCGCGCGCCACCTTCTGCAACCCGAACGTCGCCTCCTTCGGCTACACCGAGGAGCAGGCGAAGGAGAAGTGGCCGGACAAGGAGATCAAGGTCGCGTCCTTCCCGTTCTCCGCGAACGGCAAGGCAGTCGGCGCCAACGAGACCCTGGGATTCGTGAAGATCGTCGCCGATGCCGAGTTCGGCGAACTGCTCGGTGCCCACATGGTCGGCTCGCACGTCGCTGACCTCACCCCGCAGCTGACCCTGGCGCAGCGCTACGACCTCACCGCCGCCGAGATCGCCCGCAACGTCCACATCCACCCGACGATCTCCGAGGCGATGAAGGAGGCGGCCCACGGCATCGAGGGCCACATGATCAACCTCTAG
- the ramB gene encoding acetate metabolism transcriptional regulator RamB, translating into MAKTYVGSRLRQLRRERDLSQAALAESLGLSASYVNQIEHDVRPLTVPVLMRITDTFGVDATFFSQDDDSRLLAEIQDVIQDRELVTNSTATGLDLHELSEMVYNHPDIARTLVDIHRRYRTVRDKLSLATDTRRVAPGQQALSMPHDEVRDFFYTRQNYFDTLDHWAESLAADVGVATSHISETEKALAERLREKHGIDLHTSETPGLLHQLDAASGTLRLASFLTTGQRAFRMAAELAQLEAEPLFDELIAAEPFSSTASRNLARRGIASYAAAATVMPYRLIHREAERCGYDVEHLMNVFGVGYETVASRLSTLQRPNLRGVPFTFVRVDRAGNMSKRQSATGVHFTNSGGTCPLWVVYETFARPGTIVRQHTQMPDGRDYLWVARTVRHHHGRFTDTDKLFSIGLGCEVRHADRTIYSRGLDLSKSANATPIGAGCRTCPRSNCPQRAFPAINTELEINPHRSSIAPY; encoded by the coding sequence ATGGCCAAGACCTATGTCGGATCGCGCCTGCGCCAGCTGCGGCGCGAACGGGACCTCAGCCAGGCGGCGCTCGCCGAGTCTCTCGGCCTATCCGCCAGCTACGTCAACCAGATCGAACACGATGTCCGCCCGCTCACCGTCCCAGTGCTCATGCGCATCACGGATACCTTCGGCGTGGACGCCACGTTCTTCTCGCAGGACGATGACTCTCGCCTGCTCGCCGAGATCCAGGACGTCATCCAGGACCGCGAGCTGGTCACCAACTCCACGGCCACCGGTTTAGACCTCCACGAGCTCTCCGAGATGGTCTACAACCACCCGGACATCGCACGCACGCTCGTCGATATCCATCGCCGCTATCGCACCGTGCGCGACAAGCTCTCGCTGGCCACCGACACCCGCCGCGTTGCCCCCGGCCAGCAGGCCTTATCGATGCCACACGACGAGGTCCGCGACTTCTTCTACACCCGCCAGAACTACTTCGACACCCTCGATCACTGGGCGGAGTCCCTCGCCGCGGACGTGGGGGTGGCCACCTCCCATATCTCGGAGACCGAAAAGGCACTCGCCGAGCGCCTGCGCGAAAAACACGGCATTGACCTGCACACCTCCGAAACCCCGGGGCTCCTCCACCAGCTCGACGCAGCCTCCGGAACACTCCGCCTCGCCAGCTTCCTCACCACCGGACAGCGCGCCTTCCGCATGGCGGCAGAGCTGGCGCAGCTCGAGGCGGAGCCGCTTTTCGACGAACTCATCGCCGCCGAACCCTTTAGCTCCACGGCCTCGCGCAACCTCGCCCGGCGCGGCATCGCCAGCTACGCCGCCGCCGCGACGGTCATGCCCTATCGCCTGATCCACCGGGAAGCGGAGCGCTGCGGCTATGACGTCGAACACCTCATGAACGTCTTCGGCGTCGGCTACGAAACGGTCGCCTCGCGGCTGTCCACCCTGCAGCGGCCGAATCTGCGCGGGGTGCCTTTCACCTTCGTGCGCGTCGATCGCGCGGGCAATATGTCGAAGCGCCAGTCCGCCACGGGCGTGCACTTCACTAACTCCGGCGGTACCTGCCCACTGTGGGTGGTCTACGAGACCTTCGCGCGGCCGGGCACGATCGTGCGCCAGCACACCCAGATGCCCGACGGGCGCGACTACCTGTGGGTCGCCCGCACCGTGCGCCATCATCACGGCCGCTTCACGGATACCGACAAGCTCTTTTCCATCGGTTTGGGCTGCGAGGTGCGCCACGCCGATCGCACCATCTACTCCCGGGGGCTGGATCTGTCGAAGTCCGCGAACGCCACCCCCATCGGCGCGGGTTGTCGCACCTGCCCGCGCAGCAACTGCCCGCAGCGGGCGTTCCCGGCGATCAACACGGAGCTAGAGATCAATCCTCATCGCTCGTCGATTGCGCCCTACTGA